The following coding sequences are from one Methanohalophilus halophilus window:
- a CDS encoding UbiA family prenyltransferase: MSFNVETIKNYMVLTRIGNSVFATFSVFLAGILSEDLSGHVIEYMLAASVAIFLFMGSFAINDYYDRFADRLNGKMARPLVHGNLSEKKALQAGLLFLAISLLLSVPLGPVILIFIGLNIVVSLLYSMRLKKIFLLKNISIAYCFMATILFGSIISDVEIEPLAGYYMLMAFLVGLGYEIMIDIPDMEGDRACGISTLACCVSPRFAAAVSSAIYVVVFLLDPLPFFVQIHPALFYDLLFLVLILPVSLMYIFISRSLLNNPSRENTLGIRSRTLAVMQVGSVAYLVGFIM, translated from the coding sequence ATGTCATTTAACGTTGAAACCATAAAAAATTATATGGTTCTGACAAGGATTGGTAACTCGGTGTTTGCAACATTTTCTGTATTTCTTGCCGGTATCCTTTCTGAAGACCTGAGTGGTCATGTTATTGAATATATGCTGGCAGCATCGGTTGCAATTTTTCTTTTCATGGGTTCCTTTGCAATCAACGATTACTATGATCGTTTTGCAGACAGGCTAAATGGGAAGATGGCACGTCCCCTGGTACACGGTAATTTATCGGAAAAAAAAGCCCTGCAGGCTGGCCTGCTTTTTCTGGCCATTTCCCTTCTCCTATCTGTACCACTGGGACCTGTAATTCTGATTTTCATAGGTTTGAACATAGTGGTATCATTACTATACAGCATGCGCCTAAAAAAGATATTCCTTCTGAAAAATATCTCCATCGCTTATTGTTTCATGGCAACCATTCTGTTTGGTTCCATTATTTCTGATGTTGAAATAGAGCCTCTGGCAGGTTACTATATGCTTATGGCATTCCTTGTAGGTTTGGGTTATGAAATAATGATTGATATCCCTGATATGGAAGGTGACCGTGCCTGTGGAATCAGTACCCTGGCATGTTGTGTTTCTCCCCGTTTTGCCGCAGCGGTATCCTCTGCCATATACGTGGTGGTTTTTCTTCTGGATCCATTGCCCTTTTTTGTGCAAATCCATCCGGCCCTTTTCTATGACCTTTTATTCCTTGTGCTGATCCTGCCGGTATCCTTGATGTACATCTTCATATCCAGATCGCTGCTCAATAATCCCTCGCGGGAAAATACTTTGGGTATCAGGTCCAGGACTCTTGCAGTAATGCAGGTGGGATCTGTTGCTTATCTAGTAGGTTTTATCATGTAA
- a CDS encoding dihydrolipoyl dehydrogenase → MKEYDLIIVGTGSGMNYVGSILQQNPEMKIAVVDKDEPGGICLTRGCIPSKMLLYPAELVREINSAQKLGISAKIEDIDFKSIMDRMRNAIHSDIALIREGLESDDVMDYYHGVARFIAPYTLKIGNETLKAPMIFLCTGSKPFMPPIEGLDKIAYLTSDEVLNMESLPESLVIVGAGYIAAEYGHFFSAMGCKVTVIGNGPRVLQQEEPEISNLAKRKMEQYLDIHTGYRVVSVREYNGMKKVTAINSEGDEISIEAEQILLAAGRASNSDILHPDKGDVGTDENGWIRVNGNLETTCKNVWAFGDCNGQHLFKHVGNYESTVVFQNAILRQDIKVSYHAVPHAVFSWPEIAGAGLSEAEAIESFGEESISIGFEEFENTGKGLAMDLHDYFVKVIIEDNTQQILGIHIIGPQASVLIHQVIPLMYVDGPQTHPLVHSMDIHPSLSEVVKRAFYSQYSIGEYHMILKEKGIEKS, encoded by the coding sequence ATGAAAGAATATGACTTGATTATCGTAGGTACTGGCTCGGGTATGAATTATGTGGGGTCCATCCTCCAGCAAAATCCGGAAATGAAAATTGCTGTTGTGGATAAGGATGAACCAGGTGGTATATGTTTAACACGGGGCTGCATTCCTTCAAAGATGCTTTTGTATCCGGCTGAACTTGTACGTGAAATAAATTCAGCACAGAAACTTGGTATTTCTGCAAAAATTGAAGATATTGATTTCAAATCTATAATGGACAGAATGAGAAATGCCATTCACTCAGACATTGCCCTGATACGTGAAGGGCTGGAGTCTGATGATGTAATGGATTATTATCATGGTGTTGCCCGGTTTATTGCACCGTATACTCTGAAGATCGGGAATGAAACTCTCAAAGCCCCAATGATTTTTCTCTGCACAGGTTCAAAGCCCTTCATGCCACCGATTGAAGGTCTGGATAAAATTGCATATCTTACAAGTGATGAAGTACTGAATATGGAATCCCTCCCTGAAAGTCTTGTAATTGTGGGGGCCGGCTACATAGCAGCTGAATACGGACACTTCTTTTCTGCCATGGGCTGCAAGGTCACTGTTATTGGCAATGGTCCGCGGGTTCTGCAACAGGAAGAGCCCGAAATCTCCAATCTTGCAAAAAGGAAGATGGAGCAATATTTAGATATCCATACTGGATACAGGGTTGTCAGTGTAAGGGAATATAATGGAATGAAAAAGGTTACTGCGATAAATAGTGAAGGCGATGAGATAAGCATTGAAGCCGAACAAATCCTGTTGGCTGCAGGCAGGGCTTCTAATTCCGACATCCTTCATCCCGATAAAGGGGATGTTGGTACCGATGAAAATGGCTGGATCAGAGTTAATGGAAATCTTGAAACAACCTGCAAGAATGTCTGGGCTTTCGGGGACTGTAATGGACAGCATCTTTTCAAACATGTCGGGAATTATGAGTCGACTGTTGTATTCCAGAATGCTATTCTCAGACAGGACATAAAGGTGAGTTATCATGCCGTACCTCATGCTGTATTTTCCTGGCCTGAGATAGCAGGTGCGGGGTTAAGTGAAGCAGAAGCAATCGAATCTTTCGGTGAAGAAAGTATTTCGATTGGTTTTGAAGAATTCGAAAATACAGGTAAAGGTCTTGCAATGGATTTGCATGATTATTTCGTGAAAGTAATTATTGAGGACAACACTCAACAAATCCTTGGAATCCACATTATAGGGCCTCAGGCATCGGTACTTATACATCAGGTAATACCCTTGATGTATGTGGATGGTCCCCAGACTCATCCGCTTGTACATTCAATGGATATACATCCTTCCCTAAGTGAAGTTGTGAAAAGAGCTTTTTATTCTCAATACTCCATAGGGGAGTATCATATGATCCTTAAGGAAAAAGGGATTGAAAAATCTTAA
- a CDS encoding nascent polypeptide-associated complex protein, with translation MIPGMGGKGMNPKKMKQMMKQMGISVDEISDVEQVIIRTPDKDIVFNDANVSIMNAQGVDTYQIVGTPEEVAREVEIPEDDVRLVTEQTGVSEEKAKEALKNANGDLAEAIMQLSS, from the coding sequence ATGATTCCAGGAATGGGCGGCAAGGGTATGAACCCAAAAAAGATGAAACAGATGATGAAACAGATGGGAATTAGTGTAGATGAAATTTCCGATGTGGAACAGGTAATCATCCGTACCCCTGACAAAGATATTGTATTCAATGATGCAAATGTAAGCATCATGAATGCACAGGGAGTCGACACATACCAAATCGTCGGCACTCCTGAGGAAGTAGCAAGGGAAGTTGAAATCCCCGAGGATGATGTCAGGCTTGTCACCGAACAGACCGGTGTGTCTGAAGAAAAAGCAAAAGAAGCTCTCAAAAATGCCAACGGCGATTTGGCCGAAGCGATTATGCAACTGTCCTCCTGA
- a CDS encoding HesB/IscA family protein: protein MIEITEKAATELRTLMESEDKKDHALRIFVAGMGCSGVQYGMALDNETKEDDVTVTDKEIKIVMANDINEELSEATVDFIETPQGNGFVIDNPSEMSGCGSCGGSCH from the coding sequence ATGATAGAGATAACAGAAAAGGCAGCAACAGAACTTAGAACCCTGATGGAATCGGAAGACAAGAAAGATCACGCATTGAGGATTTTTGTCGCAGGAATGGGTTGCAGTGGCGTACAGTATGGTATGGCACTTGACAATGAAACCAAAGAAGATGATGTTACTGTCACCGACAAAGAAATTAAAATCGTGATGGCAAATGACATCAATGAAGAACTTTCCGAAGCTACAGTCGACTTCATAGAAACCCCTCAGGGCAATGGATTTGTCATCGACAATCCCAGTGAAATGAGTGGATGCGGTTCATGCGGCGGCAGTTGCCACTAA
- a CDS encoding RAD55 family ATPase, with translation MDYAFDENMAQKVRTGILGLDVQLGGGVPRGSTILLLAEPGASSEIFAQQFAYGGLTDEENVYYLTSEQPVSEITSEMKNFGWDIDDYIESGTMNFVDAYSLRFYNVLPKSYSESLSAKDFIKQNTDPMNLLKATATQERKEKYRGIIDSISYFLRAYELNNVVDTIEIISSVGKATGAVHLITMTAGMHDNIVENNLKNVCDGVIEFRMRERGSEIERSILIRKMRGMIPLNRTIPYNVTEKGIELETTTRVL, from the coding sequence ATGGATTACGCTTTCGATGAAAACATGGCACAAAAAGTACGCACAGGAATACTGGGACTTGATGTGCAGCTGGGTGGTGGAGTGCCGCGGGGAAGTACTATTCTATTACTTGCAGAACCCGGAGCCAGCTCGGAAATATTTGCCCAGCAATTTGCTTATGGGGGACTAACTGATGAGGAAAACGTTTATTACCTGACATCAGAACAGCCGGTTTCCGAAATAACCTCTGAAATGAAAAATTTTGGATGGGACATAGATGATTACATTGAAAGCGGAACTATGAATTTCGTAGACGCCTACAGCCTGCGCTTTTATAATGTCCTCCCAAAATCATATTCAGAATCCCTTTCTGCGAAAGATTTCATAAAACAAAATACAGATCCTATGAATCTTCTCAAAGCAACTGCTACACAAGAGAGAAAAGAAAAATACAGGGGAATTATAGATTCCATATCTTATTTCCTGCGAGCTTATGAGCTTAATAATGTAGTAGATACAATCGAGATAATATCATCTGTAGGAAAAGCTACAGGTGCCGTTCATTTGATAACAATGACCGCTGGCATGCATGACAATATAGTTGAAAATAATCTGAAAAATGTCTGTGATGGTGTCATTGAATTCAGAATGCGGGAAAGGGGAAGTGAAATCGAGAGGTCCATATTGATTCGTAAGATGAGAGGTATGATCCCCTTAAACCGGACAATTCCCTACAATGTAACCGAGAAAGGAATTGAGCTTGAAACTACTACGAGGGTACTTTAA
- the hisI gene encoding phosphoribosyl-AMP cyclohydrolase, with the protein MIAIDDLKFKDNLIPAIVQDHETGDVLMFAYMNRESLEKTLASGIAHYWSRSRGKLWKKGESSGHIQYVKDILVDCDMDTLLLKVRQDGGACHVGYRSCFYRNIKGDIVGKRVFDPDDVY; encoded by the coding sequence ATGATAGCTATAGATGACCTGAAATTCAAAGATAACCTTATCCCGGCAATTGTGCAGGACCATGAGACCGGGGATGTATTGATGTTTGCATACATGAATCGCGAATCCCTTGAAAAAACTCTTGCTAGTGGTATTGCACATTACTGGAGCCGCAGTCGGGGGAAGTTGTGGAAAAAAGGGGAGAGTTCGGGCCACATTCAATATGTAAAGGACATCCTTGTAGATTGTGATATGGATACCCTGCTCCTGAAAGTAAGACAAGATGGGGGCGCATGCCATGTGGGTTACAGGTCATGTTTTTACAGGAATATTAAGGGAGATATAGTTGGTAAAAGGGTTTTTGATCCTGATGATGTTTATTGA
- a CDS encoding PINc/VapC family ATPase, whose translation MDNPKALKIVPDTSVVIDGRISQKVKEGEYRGSKVLIPEAVVAELEAQANRGLEIGQKGLEELNQLNRFEQEGLIEIDFVGQRPNLEQVQLAKGGEIDALIRSTAEDFDALFVTGDRLQADFGRARGLEVEYIHPPSAELIPLHIENFFTDETMSVHLKNKVSPMAKRGSIGDVRFEKIRDEPCSYGELHQMSRELLERARADNESFIEMSTGGASVLQIRNMRIAISQTPFSDDIEITAVRPVASVKFDEYRLSEQLKERVDMQRGVLISGPPGAGKSTFAAGLAIYLHESGYVVKTMESPRDLQVPREITQYAPLDDDMANTADVLLLVRPDYTIYDEVRKSRDFGIFADMRLAGVGMVGVVHANRAVDAVQRLIGRVELGVIPQVVDTVVFIEKGEVAKVQILDFTVKVPSGMTEADLARPVITVSDFETGKVEYEIYTYGEQVVVMPVALEFKKPAWNLAEGEIREVVENYASGPVEVEMVNDSKAVVRVFEHDVPKVIGKGGSVIDRIEKMLGVHIDVRQFDGQSKKESPMEVRPVVEHTKKHVVLSAPELAKTDVEVFVGEQYLFTATVSRHGDIKVRKGSPIADEIVDGIDEGYPVLIKIL comes from the coding sequence ATGGATAATCCTAAAGCTCTGAAGATCGTACCCGATACAAGCGTAGTTATAGATGGCCGTATTTCCCAAAAGGTGAAGGAGGGAGAGTACAGGGGATCAAAGGTTTTGATTCCCGAAGCTGTAGTGGCCGAATTGGAAGCCCAGGCAAACAGGGGGCTTGAGATCGGGCAAAAGGGGTTGGAAGAGCTTAATCAGCTTAATCGGTTTGAACAGGAAGGTCTTATAGAGATTGATTTTGTGGGGCAGCGTCCCAACCTTGAGCAGGTGCAACTTGCAAAGGGAGGGGAAATAGATGCCCTTATACGATCAACTGCAGAGGATTTTGATGCGCTTTTTGTTACGGGGGACAGGCTCCAGGCGGACTTTGGTCGTGCCAGGGGGCTGGAGGTGGAGTACATTCATCCACCATCGGCTGAGTTAATTCCTCTGCACATAGAGAATTTTTTCACTGATGAGACGATGTCGGTACACCTGAAAAATAAAGTATCCCCGATGGCCAAAAGAGGCAGTATTGGGGACGTAAGATTTGAAAAAATCCGTGATGAACCCTGCAGCTATGGTGAACTGCATCAGATGTCTAGGGAACTTCTGGAGAGGGCCCGGGCTGACAATGAATCTTTCATTGAAATGTCTACGGGCGGGGCTTCCGTTTTGCAGATTCGTAATATGAGGATTGCTATCTCCCAGACACCATTCTCGGATGATATTGAAATTACAGCTGTGCGTCCGGTAGCCTCTGTGAAATTCGATGAATACAGGCTCAGTGAGCAGCTTAAGGAACGTGTGGATATGCAGAGAGGCGTCCTGATCTCAGGACCTCCCGGTGCGGGGAAGTCAACTTTTGCAGCCGGGCTTGCTATATATTTGCATGAAAGTGGTTATGTTGTAAAGACTATGGAATCCCCCCGGGATCTTCAGGTGCCCCGTGAGATTACCCAGTATGCTCCCCTGGATGATGATATGGCCAATACGGCAGATGTCCTTTTGCTTGTGAGACCGGATTATACGATTTATGATGAAGTAAGAAAAAGCCGGGATTTCGGTATTTTTGCCGACATGAGGCTTGCGGGTGTGGGCATGGTCGGTGTAGTACATGCCAACAGAGCGGTAGATGCCGTACAGCGTCTGATAGGAAGGGTCGAGCTGGGCGTGATTCCGCAGGTAGTTGATACAGTTGTATTTATTGAAAAAGGAGAAGTTGCAAAGGTCCAGATACTGGATTTCACTGTAAAGGTTCCTTCTGGTATGACAGAAGCTGATCTTGCAAGGCCGGTAATCACAGTGTCGGATTTTGAAACAGGCAAAGTGGAGTATGAGATTTACACCTATGGTGAGCAGGTAGTTGTGATGCCTGTTGCCCTGGAATTCAAGAAACCTGCCTGGAACCTGGCCGAAGGTGAAATACGTGAGGTTGTGGAAAATTATGCCAGTGGTCCGGTAGAAGTGGAAATGGTAAATGACAGTAAGGCTGTTGTAAGGGTTTTTGAACATGATGTGCCAAAGGTAATAGGAAAGGGAGGTTCTGTGATTGACCGCATTGAAAAGATGCTGGGGGTACATATCGATGTACGCCAGTTTGACGGTCAGTCCAAAAAAGAATCCCCTATGGAAGTCAGGCCCGTTGTCGAACATACGAAGAAACACGTTGTCCTTTCAGCTCCGGAGCTGGCCAAGACCGATGTGGAGGTTTTTGTCGGTGAACAATATCTTTTCACTGCAACCGTAAGCAGGCACGGGGATATCAAGGTGCGTAAAGGTTCTCCGATTGCCGATGAGATTGTTGATGGAATCGACGAGGGTTACCCTGTATTAATAAAAATATTGTAA
- a CDS encoding winged helix-turn-helix domain-containing protein produces the protein MDNVNDIKNQSNQPPTHQELDEIKQEITSMRMEFNRFLENSNRNIVEQLAADLKKNFSRVLIEYISKDAESCLKEKMARDCKMRDFCEQKFNELLGETSYLISKDNVKKDTIEKYWKEIENLRKMTNMPMCDQCFSHVNNLYQKQVDVMQSLQIYDRQEKEQKIDEIPVEIVPAICEPLANKQRLAIIKAVAGSPRGFSELSKITNLRGGNLLFHLQKLLDSEMIFQQGERGDYYISKKGYVILEGLLTIYSKM, from the coding sequence ATGGATAACGTGAATGACATAAAAAACCAAAGCAACCAGCCCCCCACCCATCAGGAACTTGATGAAATAAAACAGGAAATCACTTCAATGAGGATGGAATTCAACCGCTTCCTTGAAAATTCCAACCGGAATATTGTTGAACAACTTGCAGCCGACCTCAAAAAGAATTTTTCCAGAGTTTTGATTGAATACATAAGCAAAGATGCCGAATCGTGCCTGAAGGAAAAAATGGCCAGGGATTGCAAGATGCGGGACTTCTGTGAACAAAAGTTCAATGAACTTCTGGGAGAGACATCCTATCTTATAAGCAAAGATAATGTGAAGAAGGATACCATTGAAAAATACTGGAAAGAGATAGAGAACCTGCGCAAAATGACGAACATGCCAATGTGCGACCAGTGTTTTTCACATGTAAATAACCTCTACCAGAAGCAGGTAGATGTAATGCAATCCCTGCAAATATATGACCGTCAGGAGAAGGAACAAAAGATAGACGAAATACCCGTCGAAATAGTACCTGCGATCTGTGAACCTTTGGCAAACAAACAGCGATTAGCCATAATAAAAGCCGTAGCAGGAAGTCCGAGAGGATTTTCAGAATTATCCAAAATCACCAACCTGAGAGGAGGTAATCTCCTGTTCCACCTGCAAAAACTCCTGGATTCAGAGATGATATTCCAGCAGGGAGAAAGAGGAGATTACTATATATCAAAAAAAGGATATGTAATCCTTGAAGGGCTCCTCACCATATATTCAAAAATGTAA
- a CDS encoding MTH865 family protein: MSVKEDIHAQIKGALEGAQFPIKTPEALLAAFPAGADTTCKSGDVEITAGEAGGLLQESDFPFTSAKQVADLLVDRAGL; encoded by the coding sequence ATGTCTGTAAAAGAAGATATACACGCACAGATAAAAGGCGCCCTTGAGGGTGCACAGTTTCCTATCAAAACTCCTGAAGCCCTTCTGGCAGCTTTTCCTGCAGGGGCAGACACAACCTGTAAGTCCGGAGATGTTGAGATTACCGCCGGTGAAGCAGGTGGCTTGCTTCAGGAAAGCGATTTCCCGTTTACCAGTGCCAAGCAGGTAGCCGATTTACTTGTTGACAGGGCAGGCCTGTAA
- a CDS encoding UDP-glucose dehydrogenase family protein — protein MKVSIIGSGYVGSVTAACFAELGHEVICIDIDEERVRQLNDGYPPVWEEGLEGLMNKHVGKRLIATSDYDYAVQNSDISFICVGTPSSDNGEIDLSIVAAASKSLGESIASKNAYHTVVVKSTVIPGTTENVVRSILEDYSGRKAGDTLGLAMNPEFLREGRAVHDFLNPDKIVVGSLDRRSDSLVSDLYRDIDCEVTSVNIRTAEMIKYVNNAFLATKISFANEVGNICKRLDIDTYQVMDAVGRDFRINPAFLNSGAGFGGSCFPKDVRALIGSAKDMDYYPSLLESVIEVNELQPLQMVEILEDKLPQIKDKRIAVLGLAFKNDTDDIRESRSIPVIRKLLEKGAAIHAYDPLASDNMKKIFPDITYTSSAQEALEGAQACLLMTEWDEFRKLNTEFDSMDRKLLIDGRYLLDAEELEDVEYEGLCW, from the coding sequence ATGAAAGTTTCTATTATAGGTTCAGGTTATGTGGGTTCGGTTACAGCAGCCTGTTTTGCCGAACTGGGTCACGAAGTCATCTGTATAGATATTGATGAAGAAAGGGTAAGGCAGCTCAATGATGGTTATCCTCCTGTCTGGGAAGAGGGGCTGGAAGGGCTTATGAACAAGCATGTGGGCAAACGCCTGATCGCCACTTCTGATTATGATTATGCTGTACAGAACTCGGATATATCTTTTATCTGTGTGGGTACACCTTCCTCAGATAACGGTGAGATTGACCTTTCGATAGTCGCCGCTGCAAGTAAGAGTCTTGGGGAATCAATTGCTTCCAAAAATGCTTATCATACTGTAGTGGTGAAAAGTACGGTGATACCCGGTACAACAGAAAATGTAGTTCGTTCCATTCTGGAAGACTATTCCGGCCGTAAAGCGGGGGACACTCTTGGGCTTGCCATGAATCCTGAATTCCTGCGTGAAGGCCGTGCTGTTCATGATTTCCTGAATCCCGATAAAATAGTGGTAGGCTCCCTTGACAGACGTTCCGATTCCCTCGTATCCGACCTTTACAGGGATATTGATTGTGAGGTTACCAGCGTAAATATACGTACAGCAGAGATGATCAAGTACGTGAATAATGCTTTTCTGGCCACAAAGATATCTTTTGCCAATGAGGTGGGCAACATCTGTAAACGCCTGGATATTGATACATATCAGGTGATGGATGCTGTAGGCAGGGATTTCCGTATCAATCCGGCTTTCTTGAATAGTGGGGCGGGTTTTGGTGGCTCATGCTTCCCCAAGGATGTCCGTGCCCTGATTGGAAGTGCAAAGGATATGGATTATTATCCTTCCCTGTTGGAATCAGTAATCGAAGTTAATGAACTGCAACCCCTCCAGATGGTTGAGATTCTCGAGGATAAGCTACCGCAGATCAAAGATAAAAGGATTGCCGTGCTGGGTCTGGCTTTCAAGAATGACACCGATGATATACGTGAGTCCCGCTCGATTCCCGTTATCAGGAAATTGTTGGAAAAAGGAGCGGCTATCCATGCCTATGATCCCCTTGCCTCTGATAACATGAAAAAAATCTTCCCCGACATCACCTATACATCCAGTGCACAGGAAGCTCTTGAGGGTGCACAGGCTTGTCTGCTGATGACTGAATGGGACGAGTTCAGAAAACTTAACACTGAATTTGATTCGATGGATAGGAAACTCCTGATCGATGGGCGCTATCTTCTAGACGCTGAAGAACTGGAGGATGTGGAGTATGAGGGGTTATGCTGGTGA
- the hisH gene encoding imidazole glycerol phosphate synthase subunit HisH, whose product MKKITIIDYGLGNLRSVQKGLEHAKASVNISIDPADIENSDGVVLPGVGAFSDAMRNIEPFLDILYDYVESGKPLLGICLGHQMLMTDSEEGGMRDGLGFIPGNVIRFPHSKLKVPHMGWNSLHITQQHPIYEGIEDDSYVYFVHSYYVSTDDDHTLASCDYGVEFAASVVNEGGNVIGTQFHPEKSGEVGLRILSNFVKMC is encoded by the coding sequence ATGAAAAAAATAACCATCATTGATTATGGCCTTGGCAATCTCAGGAGTGTCCAGAAAGGGCTGGAGCATGCCAAAGCTTCTGTAAATATCTCTATAGACCCTGCAGACATCGAGAACAGTGATGGGGTCGTGCTACCCGGTGTAGGGGCGTTCAGTGATGCCATGCGCAACATCGAGCCGTTCCTGGATATTCTTTATGATTATGTTGAATCAGGCAAACCCCTGCTTGGAATTTGCCTGGGTCACCAGATGCTTATGACAGATTCCGAGGAAGGAGGAATGCGGGATGGGCTGGGTTTCATTCCCGGCAACGTTATTCGTTTTCCCCATAGTAAACTTAAAGTTCCACATATGGGATGGAATTCTCTTCATATAACACAGCAACATCCTATATATGAGGGCATCGAGGATGATTCCTATGTCTATTTTGTGCATTCCTACTATGTGAGTACTGATGATGATCATACCCTTGCCTCATGTGATTATGGTGTGGAGTTTGCGGCATCTGTTGTTAACGAGGGGGGTAATGTAATAGGAACCCAGTTCCATCCGGAGAAAAGCGGTGAAGTTGGGTTGAGAATATTAAGTAATTTTGTTAAAATGTGCTGA
- a CDS encoding AIR synthase-related protein — MDIEGYARHALLRGEDGIADKLAERIMEIKDTDRQHAIALAKAAVEEARATLDVKGDILSPITSGVTMGKFGVGSRGIGDFYAHEKIAEVIGSTKAAVDSTHLDDSGAVQMEGGDFLIVTIDGIHSRLSDFPFLAGFHVARASLRDVYVMGSRPLALLSDIHVADDGDVAKIFDHVAGITAVSELTDIPLVTGSTLRIGGDMVIGDRMTGGVGAVGVASSMTARERAEIGDVILMTEGAGGGTISTTALYYGMHDVVDETINIKFLQACEALLEKDLDKKVHAMTDVTNGGVRGDAKEISRTAGVKLVFEEENMRELVNPRVFGMLESLNIDYLGVSLDSLLLIVPPEHEQEILETVQNAGVDIATVGYVEKGQGAELVIDGQRRDFTPRFRESAYTPIKKMVGDTTPDDFEAMSKAVDRAAEEAISKKRRIVEMLGKQ; from the coding sequence ATGGATATTGAAGGCTATGCCAGGCATGCCCTGCTTCGTGGAGAAGATGGGATTGCCGATAAACTTGCAGAACGTATCATGGAAATAAAGGACACTGACAGACAACATGCTATTGCACTGGCAAAAGCAGCCGTTGAAGAAGCCAGGGCAACTCTGGATGTAAAGGGCGATATACTATCCCCGATCACTTCAGGAGTAACCATGGGTAAGTTCGGGGTGGGTTCCAGAGGCATCGGCGATTTCTATGCCCATGAAAAAATTGCCGAGGTAATAGGCAGCACCAAAGCTGCAGTAGACAGCACTCATCTGGATGATTCCGGAGCTGTACAGATGGAAGGAGGGGATTTCCTCATAGTCACAATCGATGGCATCCACTCCAGATTGAGTGATTTCCCCTTCCTTGCCGGTTTCCATGTGGCCAGGGCTTCTTTAAGGGATGTTTATGTAATGGGTTCCAGGCCTCTTGCCCTGCTTTCGGATATCCATGTGGCCGATGACGGGGATGTAGCAAAGATATTCGATCATGTCGCAGGTATCACTGCGGTATCGGAACTTACAGACATCCCTCTTGTGACCGGAAGTACCCTGCGTATTGGAGGGGATATGGTAATCGGAGATCGAATGACCGGTGGTGTCGGTGCTGTGGGTGTTGCTTCTTCGATGACTGCAAGGGAAAGAGCTGAAATCGGGGATGTGATTCTCATGACCGAAGGTGCAGGCGGCGGAACTATTTCTACAACCGCTCTCTATTACGGGATGCATGATGTGGTGGATGAGACTATCAATATCAAGTTCCTCCAGGCATGTGAGGCACTCCTTGAAAAAGACCTGGATAAAAAAGTACATGCCATGACCGATGTTACCAACGGAGGGGTGCGCGGTGATGCAAAGGAAATTTCAAGGACTGCAGGAGTCAAGCTTGTCTTTGAAGAGGAAAACATGCGTGAGCTCGTAAATCCCCGGGTATTCGGGATGCTTGAAAGTCTCAATATAGATTATCTGGGTGTATCCCTGGATTCCCTTCTCTTAATAGTCCCTCCTGAACACGAGCAGGAAATTCTTGAAACCGTGCAAAATGCCGGTGTCGATATTGCAACAGTTGGTTACGTTGAAAAAGGACAAGGTGCCGAGCTTGTGATTGACGGGCAGCGCCGGGACTTCACTCCACGCTTCCGTGAATCTGCCTACACACCAATTAAGAAGATGGTTGGAGATACAACTCCCGATGATTTCGAGGCAATGAGCAAAGCAGTTGATAGGGCTGCTGAAGAAGCGATATCCAAAAAGAGACGTATTGTGGAGATGTTGGGGAAGCAGTGA